In the genome of Triticum urartu cultivar G1812 chromosome 5, Tu2.1, whole genome shotgun sequence, one region contains:
- the LOC125511679 gene encoding polyubiquitin 11-like isoform X1, which produces MTDGGPEAAPLEFPSAEWRRVYDRLQGLLPRVEALAADRARLEEAVKLSDAREKSLHARLLQAEASRERWKAAYSELPPGANPKLAELQERDLADSEAREALPDADNSQLKVSMETSQKRRKLTNGETSQKKRTKLTNGETSKEKRLKLTNEMHLQRCMMQIFVKINCSIFRKNRKTHCLKTITLEVMRSNTIYGVKEKIQDKEGIPAVQQRLMFGSELLVDSCSLEDYNIEEESTLTLDLVPQGMHIFIRARSGKIMTIGVDGEDSLYSVKAKFFDETGIPPGRQRLFFAGKQLEDGRTLADYDVQNESTLHVAFRGITRRSGQMRISVRTVTGKKVIERAMKRRQAVDNIKAWIYSELCILPEEQQLSGEDSAPLAEVIRRSCIVVLQIRPPGGW; this is translated from the exons ATGACCGACGGCGGTCCGGAGGCGGCGCCGCTGGAGTTCCCCTCGGCGGAGTGGCGGCGCGTCTACGACCGGCTCCAGGGGCTGCTGCCGCGGGTGGAGGCGCTCGCCGCCGACCGCGCGCGCCTGGAGGAGGCCGTCAAGCTGTCGGACGCCCGCGAGAAGAGCCTCCATGCCCGCCTCCTCCAG GCGGAGGCGAGCAGGGAGAGGTGGAAGGCGGCCTACTCCGAGCTTCCTCCCGGTGCCAATCCCAAGCTCGCCG AACTTCAAGAGCGTGACTTGGCGGATTCCGAAGCCCGTGAAGCTCTTCCTGATGCTGACAACTCTCAACTGAAGGTGTCCATG GAGACTAGTCAAAAGCGCAGGAAGCTTACCAATGGGGAGACTAGTCAAAAAAAGCGCACGAAGCTTACCAATGGGGAGACTAGTAAAGAAAAGCGCCTGAAGCTTACCAATGAGATGCATCTTCAACGGTGCATG ATGCAGATCTTTGTCAAGATCAACTGTTCAATTTTTCGCAAAAATAGAAAGACCCACTGTTTAAAGACAATCACTCTTGAGGTCATGAGATCAAATACGATCTACGGTGTCAAGGAAAAGATACAAGACAAGGAGGGCATCCCTGCAGTCCAGCAGAGACTCATGTTTGGCAGTGAGCTGCTGGTGGACAGCTGCAGCCTGGAGGACTACAACATCGAGGAGGAGTCCACCCTCACCCTTGACCTTGTTCCCCAAGGGATGCATATCTTTATCAGGGCACGGAGTGGCAAGATCATGACTATTGGTGTTGACGGAGAAGATAGCCTGTACAGTGTCAAGGCAAAGTTTTTCGATGAAACTGGCATCCCCCCAGGCAGACAGCGTCTCTTCTTTGCCGGGAAGCAGCTGGAGGATGGCCGCACCTTGGCTGACTACGACGTGCAAAATGAATCTACCCTTCATGTTGCGTTTCGCGGCATCACGCGTCGGAGCGGTCAGATGCGCATCTCTGTCAGGACGGTGACCGGGAAGAAAGTCATTGAACGTGCGATGAAGCGCAGGCAGGCCGTTGACAACATCAAAGCGTGGATCTACTCTGAGTTGTGCATTCTCCCGGAGGAGCAGCAGCTCTCTGGCGAGGACAGCGCCCCCTTGGCGGAAGTGATCCGTCGTTCGTGCATCGTTGTTCTGCAGATTCGTCCTCCTGGTGGTTGGTGA
- the LOC125511680 gene encoding uncharacterized protein LOC125511680 isoform X1: protein MQLKETVSHVELTQNDSAHEDIARDFRAEINKLKEVEAAKATEAAQTLQQSIDELQVVDREKDDEIDRLRAEAVDAENKETSPKKSQKRRRNTSELQLEQCTVHDPLSVSSLAFSTVSLKITPATIVHVCSGCRYSSSRSPATAEAAAAAVACRGCG, encoded by the exons ATGCAACTGAAAGAAACTGTAAGTCATGTAGAGCTTACTCAAAACGATTCTGCTCACGAGGACATCGCAAGAGATTTTCGAGCAGAGATAAACAAGTTAAAAGAAGTGGAGGCAGCAAAAGCTACTGAAGCAGCACAAACCCTTCAGCAGAGCATAGATGAGCTGCAAGTGGTAGACAGAGAGAAGGATGACGAGATTGACAGATTGAGAGCAGAAGCAGTTGATGCAGAAAACAAG GAGACTAGTCCAAAGAAGAGTCAAAAGCGCAGGAGGAATACCAGTGAGTTGCAGCTTGAACAGTGCACA GTTCATGATCCATTGTCTGTCTCTTCACTAGCATTCTCCACGGTGTCTCTGAAGATCACACCTGCAACCATTGTTCACGTATGCAGTGGGTGCAGATACAGCAGCAGCAGGTCGCCGGCCACAgcagaagcagcagcagcagcagtagcttGTCGCGGCTGTGGGTAA
- the LOC125511680 gene encoding uncharacterized protein LOC125511680 isoform X3, whose translation MQLKETVSHVELTQNDSAHEDIARDFRAEINKLKEVEAAKATEAAQTLQQSIDELQVVDREKDDEIDRLRAEAVDAENKETSPKKSQKRRRNTSELQLEQCTVFGSFS comes from the exons ATGCAACTGAAAGAAACTGTAAGTCATGTAGAGCTTACTCAAAACGATTCTGCTCACGAGGACATCGCAAGAGATTTTCGAGCAGAGATAAACAAGTTAAAAGAAGTGGAGGCAGCAAAAGCTACTGAAGCAGCACAAACCCTTCAGCAGAGCATAGATGAGCTGCAAGTGGTAGACAGAGAGAAGGATGACGAGATTGACAGATTGAGAGCAGAAGCAGTTGATGCAGAAAACAAG GAGACTAGTCCAAAGAAGAGTCAAAAGCGCAGGAGGAATACCAGTGAGTTGCAGCTTGAACAGTGCACA GTCTTCGGCTCATTTTCATAA
- the LOC125511679 gene encoding polyubiquitin 11-like isoform X2, producing MTDGGPEAAPLEFPSAEWRRVYDRLQGLLPRVEALAADRARLEEAVKLSDAREKSLHARLLQAEASRERWKAAYSELPPGANPKLAELQERDLADSEAREALPDADNSQLKETSQKRRKLTNGETSQKKRTKLTNGETSKEKRLKLTNEMHLQRCMMQIFVKINCSIFRKNRKTHCLKTITLEVMRSNTIYGVKEKIQDKEGIPAVQQRLMFGSELLVDSCSLEDYNIEEESTLTLDLVPQGMHIFIRARSGKIMTIGVDGEDSLYSVKAKFFDETGIPPGRQRLFFAGKQLEDGRTLADYDVQNESTLHVAFRGITRRSGQMRISVRTVTGKKVIERAMKRRQAVDNIKAWIYSELCILPEEQQLSGEDSAPLAEVIRRSCIVVLQIRPPGGW from the exons ATGACCGACGGCGGTCCGGAGGCGGCGCCGCTGGAGTTCCCCTCGGCGGAGTGGCGGCGCGTCTACGACCGGCTCCAGGGGCTGCTGCCGCGGGTGGAGGCGCTCGCCGCCGACCGCGCGCGCCTGGAGGAGGCCGTCAAGCTGTCGGACGCCCGCGAGAAGAGCCTCCATGCCCGCCTCCTCCAG GCGGAGGCGAGCAGGGAGAGGTGGAAGGCGGCCTACTCCGAGCTTCCTCCCGGTGCCAATCCCAAGCTCGCCG AACTTCAAGAGCGTGACTTGGCGGATTCCGAAGCCCGTGAAGCTCTTCCTGATGCTGACAACTCTCAACTGAAG GAGACTAGTCAAAAGCGCAGGAAGCTTACCAATGGGGAGACTAGTCAAAAAAAGCGCACGAAGCTTACCAATGGGGAGACTAGTAAAGAAAAGCGCCTGAAGCTTACCAATGAGATGCATCTTCAACGGTGCATG ATGCAGATCTTTGTCAAGATCAACTGTTCAATTTTTCGCAAAAATAGAAAGACCCACTGTTTAAAGACAATCACTCTTGAGGTCATGAGATCAAATACGATCTACGGTGTCAAGGAAAAGATACAAGACAAGGAGGGCATCCCTGCAGTCCAGCAGAGACTCATGTTTGGCAGTGAGCTGCTGGTGGACAGCTGCAGCCTGGAGGACTACAACATCGAGGAGGAGTCCACCCTCACCCTTGACCTTGTTCCCCAAGGGATGCATATCTTTATCAGGGCACGGAGTGGCAAGATCATGACTATTGGTGTTGACGGAGAAGATAGCCTGTACAGTGTCAAGGCAAAGTTTTTCGATGAAACTGGCATCCCCCCAGGCAGACAGCGTCTCTTCTTTGCCGGGAAGCAGCTGGAGGATGGCCGCACCTTGGCTGACTACGACGTGCAAAATGAATCTACCCTTCATGTTGCGTTTCGCGGCATCACGCGTCGGAGCGGTCAGATGCGCATCTCTGTCAGGACGGTGACCGGGAAGAAAGTCATTGAACGTGCGATGAAGCGCAGGCAGGCCGTTGACAACATCAAAGCGTGGATCTACTCTGAGTTGTGCATTCTCCCGGAGGAGCAGCAGCTCTCTGGCGAGGACAGCGCCCCCTTGGCGGAAGTGATCCGTCGTTCGTGCATCGTTGTTCTGCAGATTCGTCCTCCTGGTGGTTGGTGA
- the LOC125511680 gene encoding uncharacterized protein LOC125511680 isoform X2 — protein sequence MQLKETVSHVELTQNDSAHEDIARDFRAEINKLKEVEAAKATEAAQTLQQSIDELQVVDREKDDEIDRLRAEAVDAENKETSPKKSQKRRRNTSELQLEQCTMLKKLDALIKSEHPAIMFLTDEMSHYKQSDEKA from the exons ATGCAACTGAAAGAAACTGTAAGTCATGTAGAGCTTACTCAAAACGATTCTGCTCACGAGGACATCGCAAGAGATTTTCGAGCAGAGATAAACAAGTTAAAAGAAGTGGAGGCAGCAAAAGCTACTGAAGCAGCACAAACCCTTCAGCAGAGCATAGATGAGCTGCAAGTGGTAGACAGAGAGAAGGATGACGAGATTGACAGATTGAGAGCAGAAGCAGTTGATGCAGAAAACAAG GAGACTAGTCCAAAGAAGAGTCAAAAGCGCAGGAGGAATACCAGTGAGTTGCAGCTTGAACAGTGCACA ATGTTGAAGAAGCTCGACGCCTTAATTAAGAGTGAACACCCTGCCATTATGTTCCTTACAGATGAGATGAGCCATTACAAGCAAAGCGACGAGAAAGCATAA